DNA from Kryptolebias marmoratus isolate JLee-2015 linkage group LG8, ASM164957v2, whole genome shotgun sequence:
ataaaaaaaattacagcaaatGTGCAGTATCCTGAAGTCATGTCTTTTAgaaacatgaggaaaaaaaacagcaaagatctGAAAGATTCATCACCCTTCAtctgcttttctctctctttaggGATCAACTGGTTGGTTCTAAAATGCTGCTCTGTTTATCAAACTGGgttgtctttgcttttttattttaaaataagctaaagAAACTAGGAAGATGGAGCATATCACCCCAGTTCTAAAGTCGCTACACTGGCTCCTTCTGTTCGTTTATAAATTACTGAACAGCTTAGCActacaatacattaaagatctgctgtTGTTGGATCAAACCTTCCAGACCACTcgggtcttctggttctggtctactctgcatccccagaaccagaaccaaacacggagaagcagcattcagcttctatgcaccacaaatctggaacaaacttccagaaaactgcaaaacagctgaaacactgacttactttaaatcaaggctaaaaactcacctgtttggAGTTACTTTTGAATCGTAATAAATGGATGTGCAGCGGTATCTCatttggtgactgtatgttgtttctatgactttttcattttgtgtttttatgatgtaaagcactttgaactgccttgtgcTGAGCTGTGCGATACAAATAAATTGGACTTTACTTGACTTATAATTGGGCACAAACAGGCTGCTGCGAACTAAGACCCAGTTACTGATTTCATCTCTTGAGTGTAGGAGCCGtgttatgcctgaatgattctcAGGTTGGAATTAGGAGacgtaaaaagaaaacattcctcCTGAAAATGGTCGGGTAGTGGACTGAAAATGAGCGAAGTGAAGACCACCTTAAAAGATCACAAGCATATCTcactgcttggaagcaaaaacTAAAGAGATGATGGATGAATTCAGATCTTTGCTCAGTATTTTACCTCACTCTGTGACCTCATACAACACAGAGGTTTTCTGAATTAAACCCACATGAGTCTTTGACAGTTTCTCACTGTGTTTTGCGTCCAGGTGGCTCAGGAAGGACTACTTCAGCGTGGCGGCGGGGCTGAACGTGCTGTCCGATCCAGGAGCCCACGCTCAGATGCGCTCCATCAGTGAGATCCGAATCCACGAGGACTACGATCCCCAGACGTCTGACAGCGATGTGGCGCTGGTGCTGCTCGGCTCCCCGCTCAACTTCACGGACCACGTCCAGGCGGCCTGCACGCCTCTGAACGTGAGCCACGAAGTCAGCCTGAACTTCAGCCGCTGCTTCATCTCCGGCTGGGGCAGCACCTACTACCAAGGTTGGTGCGGAAACTCACTGGTGTTTCCATCCTTTCCCTCAGATGGGACAGCTTCAGATCCACAATGAAGCTCTCACTAATGATGCATTTTTATCATCAATGTGCACTAAAAGAGCCcctttctgcagaacatctGGTTGTTTCCCAATTTCTTAATAATTCCATAAACATtaatggctgctgctgctgctgctgattgttcattttagaaaaaaaaacttcaactcTGCATAAATTCATCCCTGATTGTctgtattaaaacagaaatgtttttaaatgccgTATCAATGGCAACCTATCATAATTTAAAGGATAGCAGGTTCTTATtctattttaaactaaacagtTGGAGCAGATATTtgtcaaaacaatatttaagACCATCTGTAGTTGGGTTCCTGATTTAATTACTTAAAGTTGATGATGTTAATGATGAAACACCAGCtactaaaactaaatttaacttGATAAGCAAACATCTGCCTCCTTCCTGTGGAGCATATAAAGCCTGTAATGTTCATCTATAGGTTTTAGTGACTTCAGTGGTGGTGTtattaaactgtgtgtgtgcaggagagTTGGTGGACAGGCTGCAGGAAGCCGAGGTGGAGCTCATCGACAGAGAACGGTGTAACCAGCACAGCTGGTACGGCGGCATCATCACAGAGAACATGCTCTGCGCCGGACGGGAGAGCGGCGGAGTCGACTCCTGTCAGGTTGGCCGAGTTTCTGCTCTTGAGCATTTTTTTCGAAGCGCCTTCCGAGCTCCAGGAGCGCACCTCTAACACTCCGGTGGTGCTTGTGTTGGGCGCAGGGGGACAGCGGAGGTCCCCTGCAGTGTTTCAGCGAGGACGAGGACAGGTTCTACGTGGTGGGAGTGACGAGCTTCGGGGAGGAGTGCGGGCTTCCCCTCAGACCCGGGGTGTACTCGCAAACCAGCATGTTTGCAGACTGGCTGAAGGCAAATCAGGAGGCGTCATCTGCAGCATTTTCTGCTACACAAAGACGGGGCAGAAGACTGATCCCAGTTCTGCTCAgtgtggctctgatgctgctttAAAGCATCCAGTCTGGTAGCAATAAACACCGAAGCTCACCTGGACGGGTTCTTCTTTGGCAGCAAAACGATCAGATTCtgacttttaggttttttatttGGTCGTTTCACTAAAACGAGGCTCTGGTTTAGTATTCAGCAGCTGGTTCGACcgacacaaatttaaaaaaatctaaactttttaCAGAAATGGTGAATTTCACTTTGACTTTACAAGGTTTTAAGCTTtatatagatttaaaaaaaaagacaagcaagATGTGAATATGAGAGCCATGTAGGGAATTTAAGAAGTTCCCAGCTAATTACAGAAGTCAACTTTTATTAGGAAACAGTTTTAATTATCAGTATTATTTCACACTGAGAAAATCaaatagctgtttttaaatgttttatttgtgtttgttctcatTGTCTTCTACACAACTTATACAAACCTTTTAGGAAGTTATATTTTACAATGAACAAAATTGATTTTATAAAAGATTTAGATGTTGATCCTGATTGTTAGTTTAGCCGTTGTAAGAAATTAaccaaacctttttgtttttaataaccaCTGAAGATCACACCAATGAAACCCCCCTGAACGTCCCAAAAAGTGATTAGCTCTGAGAACTGAtcgtttattttaaaattttaaagagcTTACAGAATATTTCTTCTCAGACTGACCTGAACAAATCAGTGAAGAATCAAATATTTTACGTGTCCAACAACAGCCTTTTAGTCTCATCATGTTAAGGCTTCACAAAGGGTCTTTACAAAGACtttattaaaggttttaacTCCCAGACGGCTGATTTTACAGCTtctaaatgcttcttttttaaacctGCTTAAAGTGAGAATTGATCGCCCTATACACAAACctttagtgttttaaatgtgatttaaatcaTCCCTGATGGATGTTGCACTCCTTGCTCCACTGCATATTAAtctatataatatatatattaatctGACCGCTCTGCTGAaggttttaagttaaaaaaaataagtccgTGTGTAAACAGTCACATTTTCTTAATTTCTGCAGGTCTGTTATTCATGACTACTCCAACAAACAGACTAACTTCTGCATTTTTCCTCAGTAAATGTTTGAAGGCTTTGATATCTCACTAAAACCATCCATTGCtgagctttttaattttttttttttccattattagTTAAAGCTTCAGTAATAATGTCCTATGATGCTGTCTAACAGCTTTTCAAAGATACTTTTACTTGGCTGTAAACCTACAGAAAGCTgattaaatgtatatttctttAGGAAGTTCCCTGTAAACATGCAGGACTGTCAGCCTGCATGTTTACAGAGCACCAGTGAGTTTATAAACATGAAACTTCTTCGTGAATGATGGCGCACTTTAACCCGGAATGAAGCGGCAGCAGCGACGCCTGGTGGCAGGAAGGCGGTGCTTCCTGTTCCATCAGGTGTGTAGAGGGGGGAAAAcaagaagcagcagaagaaagtCTGACaaagcattgtttttattcGACATGAAACACATCCAATGACAGTGTGACAGTGTTTTTGTCATGTTAGAAGTTTTCGCACCTTTGACTAGTCCAGGATGAGTTTGCTGCAGCTCCGTGATGCATAGTGAACAGACTGTTGTTGAGGTATACAGCGTGGActtctttttctccatttctgcgtgaaaactctttttttttttgttattgccACACCTGTACAGTTACATTTTGTGCTTAGCATAACTTTGGACGCTTCAAATGTTTCAGCACAACTTGAAAACAGAAGATtcagatgaaataaacaaaataaaacattgcattgtctgtgtctgtgtccaGTTTCCTGTAAAGAGATTTTGCATCAGATTTCAGAGctgataaaaaaaggaacacattttaaaattgaaagTAAGAGGGGAAAACCTTTAAGATCTCTCTGAAAAGGCTTCCAGGGAAGATTGAAGGACAGAAATCTGCCTGCGGCTCCTTATTGAGTAGCACCAGCGTCTATTGAAAAGGCTTGAAGGCCGGCATGaaattataaaactttattaaaactcGTTGGAGTGAAACAGTGGCGACAAAGCAATTATCACACAGTTATTCATGGGTAACCGAATCACTGGCTCGGGTTGGGCATCCTCGGCGGCCTGTCGGCGTGCCGAGCCGCTCCTGGATTAAAAACCGACTGTTTTCAGAAGCCGTGCAGGTCCAGACGCAAATCACATCAGGAAAACGTGGACAAAAGCCctagaaaatatattaaaatccCAATTCTGGATGGAGAGGGTGAAAAAATACAGTGGAGgcgacattttaaaaaagaagaacaagaaaaaaaaaaaaaaaaagatttaatattttGGGATTATTTCCATACAAAAGATAAACCTTGTTGCACCAGAAAAGCCAAATATCATCGCTAAACTgaacacacacgctcacacacacacacacacgctcacacacataAAATGATATTGGGAAAGTGCACATTGTTTCTGCCCAAATAACCTgttccctgtttgtttgttttaatgtgacgtcattaaactgcaggaaaatgtTGTCAAGTATGAAAGATCAGTCAAGTTTTTATCTACAGAGTCCAACTCCATGTACACAGTAACACTAGGAATACAATATCTGACTTCTAAAATACAGTATACAGACATTTTAACCCTATCTACGATTtattttgcctttcttttaaaggaGGATTctgccctttttatttttctgtttgtttttttaaaactcgcAGGTGTGCTCCTGGTTTCCTTGCCCCCGTTCTGTGTTGCAGACATTCGGAAAAGAGCGTAGATAATGGTCAAATGaaacccttaaaaaaaataaataaataaacaaacaggcgCCGTTGTCCCGTAAAAAAACACGAGGCGCGAGGGTGTTTGGTGCTCCGCCCTGGAGTCTGATTTCTCACGGAGACTGCTGTAGGTCCACAGATTCAATAAGGCAAAGATTTCTTTGTGTCGTTTTCTTTAAACTCAATAGTTGGTAATGATAAATGTCTCCGAGGTGAAAGGCACTGACCTGCCTTCTGATGAGCTACAGCTACCTCACTGGCTgaaagctggttttgttttaacctACTTAAACCCATAGACGGCCTGAAAGGTAGCAGCTCGTTCCAGAACCTGAAAGTAAAAGTGACgctaaaccaggtgttttataGGATTTATGTTGTCTTTTAATGAAGACGCTTAAAAGTCATGGACCTTAAAGAGAAGCTTTACATTTCGTTAAACTTCTGCTccgaaacagaagaataaatcaCCGTTTAATCTATTACTGGTTTGTGCCTCTTATAGGAAACACCTCAGATCTTTGAGAGAATAAACACCCAaaagttagttgttttttctttttaatccaaAAGCTCATTTCATGAACGTATGTTAAGATCTGTAAAAGCTGTAATtggtggatttgttttgttgcccgAAATGATgattaaactttcttttctgctggaaaaatcGGGACGTTTGACACGGAAAACTGCtcagatgtgtttaaaatagAAACCTTTTGTAAAACTTCCCCTTTAGACTGATGTCTATCACAGcttcttttcagtttattattttaacaggaGACGACTTCCAGCTAACTGGATGAGTGTGAACGGGACCGAGTCCTGATCTGAAACCCATTTCAACGACTCTTAAAGTTTCTACATCAGCAAACGTTTCAGGTGAGGCCTCAACTTCCTGTTCCAgtgtctgaaaatgtttttttgttttttttctgggaaatatttttaaaaaaataacccacTAAAGACTGTCCAGCTTTACGTTTGGCTTTCAGTGAAAAGGTTCTGAataaatatctcacctgttgttgATCTCTCTTCAAATggcctcaatttggagaaacagagtttatttcggagtggattgatgagctaacggctagtctgagcaggactAAGATTAAACAAATCCAGTCTCATAGATTTCATAGCGTTTCATGCAAACACCATCCTGTAAACCTCTCCACTGCTGTCAATTTCTAATTAAGCTGTTATTGTCGTAGAAATATTTGATTATTAGCCagttcaaacagcagcagcagctagctgtagctcttcGGGATCAGCCTGGAGCCCCTCCCAGTAGGAGCGTTGGAACACTTCTACCAGATTAACAGTGAAAATGAGAGCAATGTGACGGTTTCTAAAACAGGGTTTGGAAGAACTGCTATAAAGTCCTTGAGATTATTGTCGCTTTGAGACAACAGCTGCTCTCAGACCAGCCGTTAGCTCGCAAATCTGCTCCgagtcaaactctgttcctccaaactaaagagctgtctacagcaggtaacacattatttgtttataacctttctacagaaccccacgtCAAAGGGTTTGAACTACCCCTTCAAAGATGTtagaagataaaaaacaaacactgataaTTCAGATGGACAGGAAACGTGTTTTATCTGCAGTCAGTCCGAACGTTAGCAGCCTGACTTTAGCTTCAGGACTCACATggagaggatgatgatgatgatgataaaaggATCAGgacgataacagatctttaaaagcagcagagtcCAGAGTGGATAGTTTTAAAATTCCCAGAAATCCCTTTCATTCGGCATCAGGACTGACACCAGGTGTTCTGGGCTGCGACTTATAAGAGGCACAAATTAGAGCTAAAAACCAGCCTGAACGCTAAAAACCCAATCCCTGTTTTAAGACTCCTTGGTTTGTCAgttttcgttttgttttctttccttagAAGCCAGCACTCAGACATCGACTGCACTCCCAGTCAACATGCACACCCACCAGCTGCGGCTGCGGATCCTGGTCCGGGACTCACTGGTGCTTCAGAGTAGAAAATTATTAGTACGATCACACAATTATACAATCTATCTAACGTGGCAAGCCCTCCGCACGCCGAGCAGGAATCTATTGTTGTTTGCATGTTTAtgagggtttgtttgtttgccacaTCAACAAGGAATTCAAGTgtatttttcagacattttgaaatgaatgaatgccGACACCACGTCTGCTGGTAAATATGGTCTGTGGAGGTGAGAGCCACTGTGCACCTGGTGGTAATCAGGACCAccgctgtaggaggagggggggggggggggNGGGGGACTTGTTTGTGGCACTTTTAATACTGATGTGGATTTTGCTCTCGTCGAAGCAGCAGATGTGGGCAGTGGGATCTTCCTTTAGAGACAGGACATGGAGCCAGACGTGCAAAGACGTGCAAGGCAAGGAGGGAGCTCCTGTGTGCACCTCCCCCTCCAGGATTTAGGAATAAAGAggtacaaaaaaagcaaaaaaaaaaaaaaaggtggcaaAGGAatcaaaaacagtgaaatacaTCTGTCTTTAAGGAGAGTGTGaataaaaaggcttaaaaaacaacatgttttcacTGCTGTGTAAGAAGTGGGTTCAGACAGCAGATGGAGATCTTAATTCTTCCAGGTGAATGATGCGTTTCCTCTCAAGCggagagggggggaggggggggggggcatccTTGTTCTTAGAAATCTTGGTGAACCTGGGGCTGCAGCGATTGAGCGGGTGGAAGCAAACTAAGAGCAGTTTGTAAAAGGGAAGCATTTGGTCGTTCCGTCCCTCGCCTTCCCACATTGCTTCACGTTTAACAAAGTTTGCGTTAACGATGCTACTGTTCACTTCCCAAGTCCTCGTCCCTCGCGTCTCCTCGGATCCTGGCTCAGTTTTCTGCATCAGTTTTCTGAAAGGTGTTCACATGTTGTAGGCCACGTAGATGGGGTCCAGCTGGTCCGCCAGGAAGGAGTCCCGCAGGTGCATCCTCTGCTTCTCCCCCCTGGAGTTGATGGGGATCACGCCGGGGTCCACGATGACCACCACCCCGACGATGAGGTGGTGCTCCTCCAGGACCACGTTGGTGACGAGCGGCACCAGGTCTAAGGCCTCCTGCTCCGAGCCGCTGAGCTCtgccaccaccaccagcaggttGGTCCAGGTGAACACGGCACTGTGGAGACGGCACAGAGAGAATTCAGTCAACAGCTCCGCCATTCGCGGCGTCTGAGGAGGCAGAACAGAGTCGAGACCCTCACCTCTCTGCGATGCTGCGGTGGGCTCGGGACACAGACGTCTCGATGTCAATGGGGTGATAACGCAACCCCCTCAACTCCAACGTTTCATCAAGAGAGCCAACCACAAACAAGGCATCATGGCGATCTGTGGCaggaaaaaataatcagttacAGTAAAGTTTGgtacaaaaacactgaacagagGTTTGAAATCATTTCTCATTTCCAGCTGCTTTCCTTCAAAGGAGCTGGACTTTcttataatcttttaaagtggttttgatcaaCAGTTCTTTAGGTTTTCTAAAAggtcttttaaacatttagggTTTTTCTCttaaactttggctgctttctcattcattttctgttcaatcCATGTGCCTGACCCTGACAGCGTATTGTGAAGggtgtataaaaaatgtttacagtggATGAACGTTATTTAAGTCATGTctacaagaaacaaaactaaaccatAAAAAGAAATCCACAACACAAGACCTGAGAagcatcatccttcagttgatcGACTGAATGTTAAAGTTTTCAGCCAGCAGCTGTTTGAGAATAATCTtgtttgtacaaaaatattgttttaaatgtaaaactgttattttttaaatgtttttcagagATTGAGCTAAAAAATGGAAACCAATTGTGTTTTAGTGACAGTTTCAATGCCAAGTTTTCTGTTATGTGTCGACACAACTCTGCTGTCCTTTGagtttggaagtttttttttttccttttccagaaaAATTCATTACGTTAAGTGCCTTAACAATAATAACAGtagtagttaaaaaaaaaacattcatctgaAAATGATCAGGTACTGGGCTGAAAATGAAtaacaaagcagcaaaagttcaaagacaaactttgaaagaccCTCAGAACAACTGAAGaagcactttaaaagattacaagaaagacaaataaataaaacatgattcaagacttttgcacagtacaaCATTTGACATAATTTAGAGCTTTCTctaaaaagtaataaacacCACTACATTTAGGCATCAGTATAACAATCCACCTTCATTTTAGGATGTTTATTTGTTATGAAGgagcaaaagaataaaaatcagacattttattttaatgaacaataacATTCAACATCAAAGTTATGAAATGACAGGATTGTTTTTCTTACTCATCGTAAACAGATACAATAATCTAGATTTAAGGGCCCAAACTCAACAACTTCATTaagtaataaatattaaaataaaagcagagaaagctgCGGAATGAGGTCAGCTTTCACAAACCTCCGCTGGCATCGAGCAGCTCAGTTCTTTTGATGAAGCCCAGGTAGCCGGTCCGAGCCCACAGAGTCTGAGGATCCCCGAAGCTGAGTTTGGTGTTGAAGTGATCCGCCTGCAGGCTCTCCTCTCCGTAGATGGTATAGTAGCCGCTGGCGCAGTGGGGGGAGTTCACCCAGATCTGCACCGGGAGACAAAAAGGACGATCCTCGGAATCGAAGCTCACTAATGTGTTTGTTCAGGctgataggaaaaaaaaaaactgatactAAAAAGTAAGATTTCCAACTGAGCctggttttgcttttagttaaaactgaaaacactcgACGGGGAGCAGAACACTGAAATCAAAGAGTTTACATGTTACTCTCTGATTGTTTCTGCTCACTCACCTCCCCAAGATGGGAGTCTCCCAGCGGGCCCCTGGTCTCGGGGTTGACTATGATACACCTGACTCCTGGAAGAATCtttgaggagaaaaaataaaataaaaggagagtCGAACATTTACGACAACACGGAGGGTTTAATTACCTCTGTGGAGGTAACACATCAGTAATCAACACTCACTGTGCCTGACTCCATGAGTGGAAGACTCTGCGGCGCTCCTTTTTCCACCAACCTCACCCTGAcggacaaacaaaaagaaaagcagttgGTTTGATCTGAAGGACACCCAGTAACAGGATCTGCCTTTGTGCTGGAGTCTTCAGTCTGACCTGTCATGACGCAGGGACTTCATATCAACGTAAACAGTGGAGGGATCTGGTCCAGATGTGCCCTGGTGACACGCAGAGAGCAAAAGTCAGCTCCTTTCAGCACAtcaatgagggaaaaaaagctctgggtggaaaaacactgaggtccgctGCGGTTCTGTGTGCGCCGCTTTGAAACCCACCTGCAGGCAGATGGCCAGGTTCACCCTGGAACCAAAGGCTGTGCTGACGGCTCGCAGGGAAAGGCCGAGGTCTTTGAAGAGCTTGGAGAAGGACTGAGTGAGCGAGAGACGAGGCCGCTCCTCTGCTATCACCACGCAGCTCCGCACGCAGGACAGGTTCACCCCCCGcgcctgaacacacacacacacacagctgagggTCAGGGCGAGACTGAGGCTGACAGCAATTAGACAGGTTTATGATGGCTGCCTTCAAAGCAGTCCTCATGTTATTGAATGCATTGCTGCTGGAGTGAGTAAAGAGTGTACGGAGGAGGATTCTGACCTTCAGCATCTCGGTCTGAGTGCCCAGGCCTTTGGTGCAGAGCTCCATGACAGAGTAGGAGCAGAAGGTGTCTCTGATCTTGTACTGACTGAGCGTGCTCAGCCACACAGGCAGCGAGGTCTCCAGCTCCAGCGGAGGGATAAGGATCGACTGGTGACCTGAGTAAACACTGGGGCACAGAAATGCACTCGCTGAAGCAGCCATACGACAAAAGACAAGAGAAAAGTGatgctctgtgtgtttttggaacCTGGAGAGGCACCACAGGACGAAGCCCAGGCCGCAGTACGGGTCCAGGCAGATGGCTATTTGGCGTGAAGAGTAGAGTTCACACTGCAGCTTGATGGAGCGGCAGAGAGTGCTGACGGCTGCGTGGGACATCTACAGAATATATCGAACACACTCTTAACAAACAGCAGGATTAAACTGTTTAACACTTTGAGTAGTGCTGAACAAATGACTGAAATGATTCAGTGAGGAGTTTATTTATTAGCAAAGCTTCTTAGTGTTAGTAGCTTGGAGGTTTCCTAGAAAAGGTTTCAAGATGTTTCAGATTAGATATAATCTCTCTCCcttaatgcaaataaaaaaaattattattcattttgtcAGATTGCTGCCAGATTGCAGAAAGATGTTACACAATTAGGAAAGCAGAAAAGTTCCCAGCTCGAGGGGTTAAACGGAGCTACAATAGTTGAAGAAAACTGCTTGAAAGATTTCTATCAGGTCATTTTAAACCTGCAACATTGTAGTGTTGATGAACCATTCAACTAAACAAAATACGACCTTAGAGTCAAAGTGTGAGAGGGCCTGATGGATTATGGGAAGACGTTTGACCTTTCTGGATCTAATTACCCAACACATGATtgaatggaacaaaaaaaaaagcccagagaatttaataaaaagaagacaacattatgattgttgttttgttttcaggatgTACTTGATCACAGGACCTGCAGATTTATTCTCAGCACTGTTACTAATGTCATTACATGTTGTACAAGTGTACAActaatgcaaaataaagtttaaatccaGCCAAATGCATGTTAGTAGCGTCCATGTAGCTGGTCTTAAAAGGTTGAATGAATTCAAGTATAAAGAAGTTATGAAACAAACATGACTGAACAGGACACTCACCCTAAAACTAATGTTCTTGAAAAGGGATTTATATTTCTCTAATGAATCAAACAGATTTCGTCGTTTGATGGATTGTTCAGGGTTCGTATTGAACGCTCACCTTGACTCCAGTCAGCATGCCTGTGGTGGACACACTGAAGTCCAGGTAGGCCAGCATCTCAGCTGTAGGAGGCTTATAAATGTGTGGAGGCCGCTTCCTGGGGAGATCATCTGGCAaggcaggaaaaataaagaaataactcATTTTATCAGTTCTTCTTTTACCAAACAataattacatgttttattgCCTGGTTAAAATGTGATGTACATTCAGAGTTAGTTACTGAGCAGAAACATCTTCTTATAACATCCAGAGTTGGGTCATAAAAGCCATGAGGTGCAGGAGATAAATCTGGGTTCAGCTGCATCTCCCTGCGCCTGCTGATAATCGACAACCTCAGTGCAGTCCTAGTTTCAGCAGACGTCAGAGCTTCGTACCTGTATCAATGATCGTCGGCCACGTTTTGACATTGACGCTGGCTGCAGCCTCCCTGGACCTGAGGATTCTCATGAGGGGCTGAGTGGTGAGGATGCAAGCTGCTTTACTGACCTGTGaatcacaaacatcacaaaaacacagcttcagttaagaaaaacacacacactgtgcttTAATACTGAACtataacaggaaaacaaataaaaatcctccGGGCACGTTCCTGCAGAAAGATTTAATTACTGATCGTTGAGGTTAAATTGTAATTAAAGCCCTCCAGGGAAATCAATTTCAGGggtcaaaaacagaaattggtTTTATACTTTATTGGTGATGAACCTTTAATTTTGAATAATATAATAATCAAAATGAGTAATGAGCAGAATGTTAATATTACTTTTGACTATTTGAAGCATACAGGAGGTTTGAATAAGacctaaataataaaacaggtaTGTTAAGCTACTATACTGTTATGTTTCTGAGAATGGGCTTCAGTGATGTATTATgacttacttttatttttaaatttaaaaggacTTATGTTGGGAACAGAGGCTGTGTGAAggctgaatgaataaaaaagttaaagcagAGCGCCACTTCCTGCCCTCGAATGATTCTTTATTAACTAAGTTATTATGTTGTGAAAAGGTTTGGGTTAAAAGGcgacactttgtttttaatgggaCAGTCGAGGAGGAGTGGACCCACGTCGATGATCATGCGGACTGTCGGGAGAGTAGCAGCCAGATTCTGAGGGTGAGGCGGCCTCACTGTCACAGGGATGACTCCTGCGTAGAGGCAGCCGTAGAAGGCAGCAATCAGGTCAATACCTGTAGAGGGGGAGACACCGTGTCACCTCGTTAAtgtcacatttttacattttaatttagtttta
Protein-coding regions in this window:
- the LOC108244580 gene encoding transmembrane protease serine 12; the protein is MGLKVALLFVSVLCLTDTTSAQSSCGQRTLVGPPDASRIVGGGEAPEGAWPWQVSLQILSRHYCGGTILNRLWVLSAAHCFYRYQWLRKDYFSVAAGLNVLSDPGAHAQMRSISEIRIHEDYDPQTSDSDVALVLLGSPLNFTDHVQAACTPLNVSHEVSLNFSRCFISGWGSTYYQGELVDRLQEAEVELIDRERCNQHSWYGGIITENMLCAGRESGGVDSCQGDSGGPLQCFSEDEDRFYVVGVTSFGEECGLPLRPGVYSQTSMFADWLKANQEASSAAFSATQRRGRRLIPVLLSVALMLL